In a genomic window of Spirosoma agri:
- a CDS encoding DUF3300 domain-containing protein yields MRAFSQLVSTKTLLFAAGLLVVGWQSASAQTTETDQQPAVGMDQSIVSGIAPYRDDVRRSILLVSEQPQVLASLAQQRASSQQAFTNQIQSYGQTKQGWFYDLSRYPDVVHALATLPMGSSESTVNQLTKAMPAELQQSAWKVYRHHYGDLVQVDNLNQQAQQAFDALIEPLDVTTQRAFRELIDMPDVLTQLTDQIDKTARLGEAYRANPDQVMNELTALHDSLTVQNQQELADYQNQLKNDPQATQELQQAGQAYAKANGYTGGINPNPAWVNSTAYYQNPYPFWFGYPYWYTSPMWYPSAWWYGTGFYYGLGGNMVVFGLPSLGFSNWFFGRGNIAYPHLYNRFNTYYSHNIGEHRIWTAGNAGFMSAAHRAFGPPTGNARANWLTNAGQYNRPRTWTNMSRGTIGGGYQNANAGSYHAQSWGGARSFSGGGFGGGGFHGGGGFHGGGRR; encoded by the coding sequence ATGAGAGCGTTCAGTCAACTTGTTTCGACCAAAACCCTGCTCTTTGCAGCGGGTCTGCTGGTCGTGGGATGGCAATCCGCCAGTGCTCAAACTACAGAAACCGATCAGCAACCTGCTGTCGGTATGGATCAATCGATTGTGTCTGGTATTGCACCGTATCGCGATGATGTTCGCCGGTCTATTTTACTGGTTAGTGAACAACCGCAGGTATTGGCCAGTCTGGCACAACAGCGCGCATCAAGTCAGCAGGCCTTCACGAACCAGATCCAGTCCTACGGGCAGACCAAACAGGGCTGGTTTTATGACCTATCCCGGTATCCGGATGTGGTACACGCGCTGGCGACCTTACCAATGGGTTCCAGCGAATCGACCGTGAACCAGCTCACCAAAGCAATGCCTGCCGAGTTGCAGCAATCGGCCTGGAAAGTATACCGCCATCATTACGGTGATCTGGTGCAGGTCGATAACCTGAATCAGCAGGCACAACAGGCGTTTGATGCCCTCATTGAACCGCTGGATGTGACGACCCAGCGTGCGTTTCGTGAACTGATCGACATGCCGGATGTGTTGACGCAACTTACCGATCAGATCGACAAAACGGCGCGGCTGGGCGAAGCGTACCGGGCCAATCCGGATCAGGTTATGAACGAGTTGACGGCCCTGCACGATAGCTTAACGGTTCAGAATCAGCAGGAACTGGCCGATTACCAGAATCAGTTGAAAAACGATCCGCAGGCTACTCAGGAATTGCAGCAGGCTGGACAGGCCTATGCGAAGGCGAATGGCTACACGGGCGGTATCAATCCTAATCCGGCGTGGGTAAACAGCACGGCCTATTATCAGAATCCGTACCCATTCTGGTTTGGCTATCCCTACTGGTATACATCACCCATGTGGTATCCATCGGCGTGGTGGTACGGAACGGGTTTCTACTACGGACTTGGTGGTAATATGGTCGTCTTTGGGTTGCCTTCGTTAGGGTTTTCAAACTGGTTCTTTGGTCGGGGGAATATCGCGTATCCGCACCTGTACAACCGATTTAATACCTACTACAGTCATAACATTGGCGAACATCGAATCTGGACTGCTGGAAACGCGGGTTTTATGTCCGCTGCGCATCGGGCTTTTGGTCCCCCAACTGGAAACGCCCGGGCCAACTGGTTAACGAATGCTGGTCAATACAATCGTCCCCGGACCTGGACCAATATGAGCCGTGGCACGATCGGTGGTGGCTATCAAAACGCTAATGCGGGTAGCTATCATGCCCAAAGTTGGGGTGGTGCCCGTTCGTTCAGTGGTGGTGGCTTTGGCGGAGGAGGCTTCCACGGTGGCGGTGGTTTTCACGGTGGTGGCCGCCGGTAA
- a CDS encoding M28 family peptidase produces MIYLNFRQIQRVMASVATLFVLASPTIGYAQSKAKSTNAVSAINESDIKRDLFALAGDHFRGREGGSLDELKASVWIADQLRAMGLQPAGDDGTFFQFFHIQRTRITETSRLTIGSHQLVHGQDAFILAPAIASVDAPLVFVGKGSPAEMANVDVKGKAVAIEFSGSAPAELSYRRFLFGTMNRRAAELVKAGALAVIWVSDKEAQFYFDRWTTGLERGRYDLPGGPNTRVFSQAPTVWLPASALDWIKQPNQQFTNVVNVESFNYPSVNIVAKVPGTDPKLKDEYVLFSTHQDHDGVRRAVAGDSIWNGADDNASGCVATMAIGRAFAKQPGKRSALIVFHGAEERGLLGSRYYVEHPTVPKGSIVAVLNAEMIGRNAPDSAAILGQQPPHRNSTDLVNAALAVNQSDAHFKLDTLWDKPEHPEGWYFRSDHLPYARANVPAIAFTTLLHPDYHTPKDEPDRINTAKVTRIAKWIYLTGWDIANRPQRVRVDEGFKLER; encoded by the coding sequence ATGATTTATCTGAATTTCAGGCAGATTCAACGGGTTATGGCCAGTGTCGCAACCTTGTTTGTACTCGCATCACCTACGATTGGGTATGCTCAGTCAAAGGCTAAATCCACCAATGCGGTGTCGGCCATCAACGAAAGCGACATAAAACGCGATCTTTTTGCACTGGCGGGCGATCATTTTCGGGGTCGTGAAGGGGGCTCACTCGATGAGTTGAAAGCATCCGTCTGGATCGCCGATCAGCTTCGGGCAATGGGGCTACAACCCGCAGGCGACGACGGTACGTTTTTTCAGTTCTTCCACATTCAGCGCACGCGCATAACCGAAACCAGCCGGTTGACCATCGGCTCGCACCAGCTCGTCCACGGTCAGGATGCGTTCATTCTGGCTCCCGCCATTGCGTCGGTCGATGCGCCACTGGTGTTCGTCGGCAAAGGGTCGCCCGCAGAAATGGCTAACGTAGACGTAAAAGGAAAAGCGGTAGCCATCGAGTTTTCGGGCTCGGCCCCGGCAGAGTTGAGCTATCGCCGGTTTTTGTTCGGTACGATGAACCGCCGGGCGGCAGAACTGGTTAAAGCTGGTGCGTTGGCCGTGATCTGGGTTTCCGATAAAGAGGCACAGTTCTATTTCGATCGCTGGACAACGGGCCTTGAGCGTGGCCGCTATGATCTGCCGGGCGGACCGAATACCCGCGTTTTCTCACAGGCTCCCACCGTATGGCTTCCGGCCAGTGCGCTGGACTGGATCAAACAGCCGAATCAGCAGTTTACAAACGTCGTTAACGTCGAGAGTTTCAATTACCCGTCGGTTAATATTGTTGCCAAAGTGCCGGGCACCGATCCCAAGCTCAAAGATGAGTATGTGCTGTTCAGCACTCACCAGGACCACGATGGCGTACGTCGGGCGGTAGCGGGTGATTCGATCTGGAACGGTGCCGACGATAACGCCAGTGGGTGCGTAGCTACCATGGCCATTGGCCGCGCCTTTGCCAAACAACCAGGGAAACGGTCGGCGTTGATCGTGTTTCACGGCGCCGAAGAACGGGGGCTGCTCGGATCACGCTATTATGTGGAGCATCCAACCGTGCCCAAGGGCTCAATCGTAGCAGTGCTAAACGCCGAGATGATTGGTCGTAACGCGCCCGATAGTGCGGCTATTCTGGGGCAGCAGCCACCACACCGGAACTCGACCGATCTGGTCAATGCCGCTCTGGCGGTCAATCAGTCCGACGCTCATTTCAAACTGGATACGCTGTGGGACAAACCTGAACATCCGGAAGGCTGGTATTTCCGGAGCGATCACCTTCCCTACGCGCGGGCCAACGTGCCAGCCATTGCGTTTACGACGCTGCTCCACCCCGATTACCACACACCCAAAGATGAACCCGACCGCATCAATACGGCCAAGGTGACCCGCATCGCCAAATGGATCTACCTGACTGGCTGGGATATCGCCAACCGACCACAACGGGTTCGAGTAGATGAAGGCTTTAAGCTGGAACGGTAA
- a CDS encoding gluconate 2-dehydrogenase subunit 3 family protein, producing MAMAAGGLISLPAWASNWTAETVGLTHNYLSSSQDELLANIAETIIPATDTPSAKELKVHQLIQKIVADCYDKPAQELFRNGLDAVDAQAQKTFGKPFREGDVAQRTALLTQFSQSAEPAQKEFYSLVKGLTIRGYLNSEYVMTNLTHYQMVPGYYHGCVPVVAKAVSPTK from the coding sequence ATGGCTATGGCGGCTGGTGGTCTCATCAGCCTACCTGCCTGGGCCAGTAACTGGACTGCCGAAACAGTCGGGTTGACTCATAACTATCTCTCGTCCAGCCAGGACGAACTGCTCGCCAATATTGCCGAAACCATTATTCCGGCGACCGACACGCCGAGCGCGAAGGAGCTGAAGGTGCATCAACTGATCCAGAAAATTGTCGCGGATTGCTACGATAAACCCGCACAGGAACTGTTTCGCAATGGACTCGATGCCGTAGACGCGCAAGCGCAGAAAACCTTTGGCAAACCATTTCGTGAAGGGGATGTTGCCCAGCGTACGGCCCTACTGACGCAGTTTTCGCAGTCAGCGGAGCCAGCTCAGAAGGAGTTCTATTCGCTGGTAAAAGGGCTTACCATTCGGGGGTATCTAAACTCTGAATACGTCATGACCAATCTGACGCATTACCAGATGGTTCCCGGTTACTATCATGGCTGCGTGCCCGTTGTTGCCAAAGCCGTTTCTCCAACTAAATAA
- a CDS encoding serine hydrolase domain-containing protein → MTSPRFRKLPLFAFALVTLMACHRQPSTSSVYFPPKGNNWTHLSPEKAGMDAALLEQAVAFAKTQETTQMTPNFSTQEAIFGKLLGPMPGSRAATNGIVLRHGYIVAEWGDTQQPDPTYSVAKSVLSTVAGITVERGMIADVHDPVAKLIHDGGYDSEQNKNITWENHLQQTSEWEGTLWGKNSDFVGKEAFGKGERKPRTLQKPGTYYEYNDVRINRMALSLLRLWKKPLPNVVRDEIMNPIGASNSWRYVTYPNAVADIDGKSMPSVSGGTRWGGGLWINARDEARFGLLFLRQGRWEDRQLVSPAWVKQATTPSPFGPDYGYLWWLNTGTSQTGKKAWPDAPTTSFAAIGAGSNTIWVDPEHDIVIVWRWHNGNPNELIKRVLAAVKK, encoded by the coding sequence ATGACTTCTCCTCGTTTTCGAAAACTTCCTCTTTTCGCGTTCGCGCTGGTTACGTTGATGGCCTGCCATCGCCAGCCTTCGACATCGAGCGTCTATTTCCCGCCAAAAGGCAACAACTGGACACACCTTTCTCCCGAAAAAGCGGGTATGGATGCGGCTTTGCTGGAACAGGCGGTGGCGTTTGCCAAAACACAGGAAACAACCCAGATGACGCCGAATTTTTCCACGCAGGAAGCGATCTTTGGTAAACTGCTTGGGCCGATGCCGGGCAGTCGAGCGGCCACGAACGGCATTGTGTTACGACATGGCTATATCGTGGCCGAATGGGGCGACACGCAACAACCTGATCCGACCTATAGTGTGGCGAAAAGCGTATTATCTACAGTAGCAGGCATCACGGTTGAGCGTGGTATGATTGCCGATGTTCATGACCCGGTTGCTAAACTCATCCACGACGGTGGCTACGACTCGGAACAAAACAAGAACATTACCTGGGAAAACCACCTTCAGCAAACCAGCGAATGGGAAGGAACGCTGTGGGGTAAGAACAGTGATTTTGTTGGTAAGGAAGCCTTTGGGAAAGGCGAACGCAAGCCCCGTACGCTTCAGAAACCCGGCACCTACTACGAGTACAACGACGTTCGCATCAATCGCATGGCGCTCTCGCTGCTTCGCCTGTGGAAGAAACCGCTGCCTAATGTTGTGCGCGACGAGATTATGAACCCAATCGGCGCATCGAACTCGTGGCGGTACGTGACCTACCCGAATGCCGTTGCTGATATCGACGGCAAATCCATGCCGTCCGTTAGCGGGGGCACGCGCTGGGGCGGAGGGTTGTGGATCAACGCCCGCGACGAAGCCCGGTTCGGCCTTCTTTTTCTGCGGCAGGGGCGCTGGGAAGATCGTCAGCTGGTTTCGCCCGCCTGGGTAAAACAGGCAACAACGCCAAGCCCGTTTGGTCCAGACTATGGCTACCTTTGGTGGCTCAACACAGGAACAAGTCAAACGGGGAAGAAAGCCTGGCCTGATGCACCTACTACCAGTTTTGCGGCTATCGGCGCGGGGTCGAACACCATCTGGGTAGACCCGGAACATGATATCGTTATCGTCTGGCGGTGGCACAATGGCAATCCAAACGAATTGATCAAGCGGGTGCTGGCTGCGGTCAAAAAATAA
- a CDS encoding serine hydrolase, translated as MKQLFLVLFLFVGRLSEQSLSAQSTKVAPDSVARFDGYVQQAVRDWKVPGLTVTVVKDGRVVFKKGYGVREVGTAPSEPVNTQTLFAMASTTKAMTAACLGMLVDEGKLNWDDPVTEYLPDFQLYDPAVTRELRVRDLLIHNTGVGNTDFLWAGMQIPSDEILHRLRLIKPVYSFRSSFIYQNIMYLAAGKVIASVSGMPWETFIRKRIFEPLNMRRTQALFREVTDANRAKPHLELNDTVRLVNSRLEEGLVDAIGPAGSVWTCSDDVANWMQCMLDSGRFAGKTLLKPATWAELFKPQTFVTDSQFYPTQQLTKPVWKTYGLGWFQQDYRGHRINFHTGSLTGMTAIHGQLPDQKLAVYVQANLDHAELRHAIMLRAFDEFGLGSPRDWSAEFLKLYGGIKQKEQLAGRRADSMRVLHTKPSLPLTAYVGTYTSPLYGQTEVTIRQTTLYVSFNKVMTGKLDHWHFDTFRLTYDQFWNGTDPVSFTVDTQGKVDKLLWNGAELEKVSDASGKSVVGGK; from the coding sequence ATGAAGCAGCTCTTCCTCGTTTTGTTCCTGTTTGTTGGTCGTTTATCCGAACAATCTCTTTCGGCCCAGTCCACAAAAGTGGCACCTGATTCTGTCGCTCGCTTCGACGGGTACGTTCAACAAGCCGTGCGTGACTGGAAAGTGCCGGGGCTTACGGTGACGGTGGTTAAAGACGGTCGGGTCGTGTTCAAAAAGGGATATGGTGTTCGCGAAGTGGGGACTGCACCAAGCGAACCGGTCAATACGCAGACGCTTTTCGCTATGGCATCGACCACGAAAGCGATGACAGCGGCTTGCCTGGGTATGCTCGTCGATGAGGGCAAGCTCAACTGGGACGATCCGGTAACAGAATACCTGCCCGATTTTCAACTATATGATCCGGCGGTCACCCGTGAGTTGCGGGTACGTGACTTGCTGATTCACAATACGGGTGTCGGTAATACCGATTTTCTGTGGGCTGGCATGCAGATTCCATCTGACGAAATTCTTCACCGGTTGCGGCTCATAAAACCCGTTTACTCGTTTCGGTCGAGTTTTATCTACCAGAATATTATGTATCTGGCCGCCGGGAAGGTGATCGCAAGTGTGAGTGGAATGCCGTGGGAAACATTCATCCGCAAACGCATTTTTGAGCCATTGAACATGCGCCGGACGCAGGCTCTGTTTCGGGAGGTGACTGATGCTAACCGGGCCAAACCGCACCTTGAACTGAACGATACGGTTCGCCTGGTCAACAGCCGGCTTGAAGAAGGATTAGTCGATGCCATAGGGCCCGCCGGGTCGGTGTGGACATGCTCCGACGACGTAGCCAACTGGATGCAATGCATGCTCGACAGTGGCCGTTTTGCCGGAAAAACGCTGCTCAAGCCAGCCACGTGGGCAGAGCTGTTCAAGCCACAGACATTCGTTACGGACAGCCAGTTTTACCCGACCCAACAACTGACGAAACCGGTCTGGAAAACCTACGGCTTGGGCTGGTTTCAGCAGGATTATCGAGGACACCGGATCAATTTTCATACGGGAAGTCTCACTGGTATGACTGCCATACACGGACAGCTCCCCGACCAGAAACTGGCTGTCTATGTCCAGGCCAATCTGGATCATGCCGAACTGCGCCACGCGATCATGCTCCGGGCTTTCGACGAATTTGGGCTGGGGTCGCCCCGCGATTGGAGTGCCGAATTCCTTAAACTGTACGGCGGTATCAAACAAAAAGAGCAACTGGCCGGACGCAGAGCCGACAGCATGCGGGTGCTGCATACAAAACCATCGTTACCACTAACAGCCTATGTAGGCACTTACACCAGTCCGCTTTACGGACAGACCGAGGTGACAATCCGACAGACTACCCTGTACGTGTCATTCAATAAAGTAATGACGGGTAAGCTCGACCACTGGCATTTCGATACGTTTCGCCTAACGTATGATCAATTCTGGAATGGTACTGACCCGGTAAGCTTTACGGTAGATACGCAGGGTAAGGTAGACAAACTGCTCTGGAACGGGGCTGAGCTGGAAAAGGTGTCGGATGCATCGGGGAAATCCGTTGTGGGGGGAAAGTAG